A genomic window from Lotus japonicus ecotype B-129 chromosome 1, LjGifu_v1.2 includes:
- the LOC130734008 gene encoding UDP-glycosyltransferase 71K2-like has product MALNEKKTELIFIPSPGIGHLTSTLEFAQLLIKSDNNLSITVLTIKLPTIPFSNSYIRSVLASQPRIQLIDLLEVEPPPQKQPLGPPAYYMWSYMESLKPHVKVTMQNILSTNPNPVVGLVLDFFCVSMIDVGNELGIPSYLFFTTNVGFLSFMLSLQKRQIEDVFSHSDHELLILGFSNLVPSSVLPDAACNKDGGYFAYYKLAERFRETKGIIVNTFSELEQDAIDALSDGHTPPIYVVGPLIDFKGPSNPNLNQAQHNSLLKWLDEQPPCSVVFLCFGSRGSFDSSQTREIALGLQRSGVRFLWALRSPTTTDNEEKTLPEGFLEWMEGSRRGMLCEWAPQVEVLAHKAIGGFVSHCGWNSILESLWFGVPILTWPIYAEQQLNAFRMVREWGLAVELRMDYRKGSALVIAEEIEKGLKHLMDRDNIVHKKVQEVKEMARKAVLNGGSSFLSVRELVDNMIGSK; this is encoded by the coding sequence ATGGCTCTGAATGAGAAGAAAACAGAACTGATCTTCATTCCCTCACCAGGAATTGGCCATTTAACCTCAACCCTTGAATTTGCACAGCTCCTGATCAAGAGTGACAACAATCTTTCCATCACAGTGCTCACTATCAAGCTCCCAACCATTCCCTTTTCAAACTCATACATCAGATCAGTTTTGGCTTCACAGCCTCGGATCCAACTCATTGATCTCCTTGAAGTAGAACCACCCCCACAGAAGCAACCACTTGGACCTCCAGCATACTACATGTGGTCCTACATGGAAAGCCTCAAACCCCATGTCAAAGTCACTATGCAAAACATTTTATCAACTAATCCAAACCCAGTTGTGGGCTTGGTCCTAGATTTCTTCTGTGTTTCCATGATTGATGTGGGAAATGAATTGGGTATTCCTTCTTATTTGTTCTTCACAACAAATGTTggatttttgagtttcatgCTTTCTCTTCAGAAACGTCAGATTGAGGATGTGTTCAGTCATTCTGATCATGAATTGTTGATTCTGGGTTTCTCCAATCTAGTTCCTTCAAGTGTTTTACCTGATGCTGCTTGCAACAAAGATGGTGGATATTTTGCCTATTACAAGCTTGCTGAGAGGTTCAGAGAAACCAAAGGGATTATTGTGAATACTTTTTCTGAGTTGGAGCAGGATGCTATAGATGCATTATCTGATGGCCATACCCCTCCAATCTATGTTGTTGGTCCTTTGATTGATTTCAAGGGTCCTTCTAACCCAAATTTAAACCAAGCTCAGCACAACAGTTTGTTGAAATGGCTAGATGAGCAGCCACCTTGCTCTGTTGTTTTTCTCTGTTTTGGAAGCAGGGGAAGCTTTGATTCGTCTCAAACAAGAGAAATAGCACTAGGACTTCAACGAAGCGGGGTTAGATTCTTGTGGGCTTTGCGTTCTCCAACAACAACTGACAATGAAGAGAAAACTTTACCAGAAGGGTTCTTAGAATGGATGGAAGGTAGCAGGAGAGGGATGTTGTGTGAATGGGCACCCCAGGTGGAGGTTCTGGCTCACAAAGCCATTGGTGGGTTTGTGTCTCATTGTGGTTGGAACTCCATCTTGGAAAGCTTGTGGTTTGGGGTACCAATATTGACATGGCCTATCTATGCAGAACAACAGCTGAATGCTTTTAGGATGGTGAGGGAATGGGGATTAGCAGTTGAGCTGAGAATGGATTATAGAAAAGGTAGTGCTCTTGTGATTGCAGAGGAGATAGAGAAAGGGCTGAAACACTTGATGGACAGAGATAACATTGTGCACAAGAAGGTGCAAGAGGTAAAAGAGATGGCAAGGAAAGCTGTCCTAAATGGTGGTTCTTCTTTCTTATCTGTTAGGGAACTCGTTGATAATATGATAGGTAGTAAGTGA
- the LOC130734007 gene encoding UDP-glycosyltransferase 71K2-like — MATDQMRNKAELIFIPSPAVGHLASTLEFAKLITNRDNHLSITVLSIRFPYTPPDTYTTTLLASHPQIKLIDVPQAEPPSQEVQKSPEHYILSYMESLVPHVKATIQNIVSSYPNPVVGLVIDFFCVPMIDVGNELGIPSYLFLTSNVGFLGLMFSIQKRQIEDVFSNSDPELLIPGFSNLVPPRVLPNACFNQDGGYVAYHKLAARFRDTKGIIVNAFSELEQDAIDALSDDHSPPIYAIGPLLNLKGHPSPNLDQAKHDLILNWLDEQPDSSVVFLGFGSRGTFDPSQTREIALGLQRSGVRFLWALRSPPTTDNEEKNLPEGFLELAEGRGMLCEWAPQVEVLAHKAIGGFLSHCGWNSILESFWFGVPILTWPIYAEQQLNAFMMVKEWGLAVELRVDYRKGSALVVAEEIEKGLKHLMDKDNMVHKKVQEMKEKARKAVLSGGSSFISVRKLIDDMISS; from the coding sequence ATGGCCACCGACCAAATGAGAAACAAAGCAGAGTTGATCTTCATTCCCTCACCAGCAGTAGGCCACTTAGCCTCAACCCTGGAATTTGCAAAGCTCATAACCAACCGTGACAACCATCTTTCCATCACGGTGCTCAGCATCAGGTTCCCTTACACACCTCCAGACACATACACCACAACACTTCTAGCTTCACATCCTCAGATCAAACTCATTGATGTTCCTCAAGCAGAACCACCTTCACAGGAGGTACAGAAGTCACCTGAACACTACATCTTGTCCTACATGGAAAGCCTTGTACCCCATGTGAAAGCCACTATACAAAACATTGTATCATCTTATCCAAACCCAGTTGTGGGTTTGGTCATAGATTTCTTCTGTGTTCCTATGATTGATGTGGGAAATGAACTGGGTATCCCTTCTTATTTGTTTTTGACATCAAATGTTGGGTTTTTGGGCCTCATGTTTTCCATTCAGAAACGACAGATTGAGGATGTGTTCAGTAACTCTGATCCTGAGTTGTTGATTCCCGGTTTCTCAAATTTAGTCCCACCAAGGGTTCTACCAAATGCATGTTTCAACCAAGATGGTGGATATGTTGCTTATCACAAGCTTGCTGCGAGGTTCAGAGACACCAAAGGTATTATTGTGAATGCTTTTTCTGAGTTGGAGCAGGATGCTATTGATGCATTGTCTGATGATCATTCTCCTCCAATCTATGCAATTGGTCCTTTGCTTAATCTTAAAGGTCATCCAAGCCCAAATTTAGACCAAGCCAAGCATGACCTTATCTTGAATTGGCTTGATGAGCAGCCAGATTCCTCTGTTGTTTTTCTAGGCTTTGGGAGCAGGGGAACCTTTGATCCATCTCAAACAAGAGAAATAGCACTAGGACTTCAACGTAGTGGAGTCAGGTTCTTGTGGGCTTTGCGTTCTCCACCAACCACAGAcaatgaagagaaaaatttacCAGAAGGGTTCTTAGAATTGGCAGAAGGTAGAGGAATGTTGTGTGAATGGGCACCCCAAGTGGAGGTTTTGGCTCACAAAGCTATTGGTGGGTTTTTGTCTCATTGTGGTTGGAATTCCATCTTGGAAAGCTTTTGGTTTGGGGTGCCAATATTGACTTGGCCTATCTATGCTGAACAGCAACTTAATGCTTTTATGATGGTGAAGGAATGGGGATTAGCAGTGGAGCTGAGAGTGGATTATAGAAAAGGTAGTGCTCTTGTAGTGGCAGAGGAGATAGAGAAAGGGCTGAAACACTTGATGGATAAAGATAATATGGTTCATAAGAAGGTGCAAGAGATGAAAGAGAAGGCCAGGAAAGCTGTTCTTAGCGGTGGGTCTTCATTCATATCTGTTAGGAAACTTATTGATGATATGATTAGCAGCTAG